A stretch of Methanococcus voltae DNA encodes these proteins:
- a CDS encoding MJ1255/VC2487 family glycosyltransferase: MKVLISVCGEGFGHTTRCIALGKELSKKHDVKFVAYGKSKDFIELSKYEVLETYPEIKLSGKNGKFDIKRSMFNTQYHPTKAVKRELQIIKDYNPDLVISDCKYSTILASKISKKPYYIITNQNATKTQKKEKYIVYPVMKVLNAVNKSAEKLIIPDLPAPYTICEYNLKMINNLRFSGPLIRYDVGEDENEYSEDYILSVIGGFEYRLKILELINEISKKTGLKVKLVCGSHEVAKKLEKNKGKNVEIIPVSTEMDKLIKKCSMIVCHGGHSTLMEAVSFGKPIITIPDLDHPEQENNALKIQELKCGIALNYKILEKELEPSIMKLKNDKTYSKNAKKLREIALKYDGKEKLIEELEDSIL; the protein is encoded by the coding sequence ATGAAAGTATTGATATCAGTTTGCGGTGAAGGATTTGGACATACCACTCGGTGTATTGCCCTTGGAAAAGAATTATCTAAGAAACATGATGTTAAATTCGTAGCATATGGGAAAAGTAAAGACTTTATTGAACTATCAAAATACGAGGTATTGGAAACATACCCTGAAATAAAATTATCTGGAAAGAATGGTAAATTTGATATTAAAAGAAGTATGTTTAACACACAGTACCACCCTACAAAAGCAGTTAAAAGGGAATTACAAATAATAAAGGATTATAACCCGGATTTGGTAATTTCGGATTGTAAATACAGTACAATATTAGCATCAAAAATTTCCAAAAAGCCTTATTATATAATAACGAATCAAAATGCTACAAAAACACAAAAAAAGGAAAAATATATCGTTTATCCTGTTATGAAAGTATTAAATGCAGTAAATAAATCTGCGGAAAAATTGATAATTCCGGATTTGCCTGCACCATACACAATTTGCGAATACAATTTGAAAATGATTAATAACTTACGATTCAGCGGTCCTTTAATTCGTTATGACGTAGGTGAAGATGAAAACGAGTATTCAGAAGATTATATATTGAGTGTAATCGGCGGTTTTGAATATAGACTTAAAATATTGGAGTTAATAAACGAAATATCCAAGAAAACTGGTTTAAAAGTAAAATTAGTTTGTGGTAGTCATGAAGTGGCTAAAAAACTTGAAAAAAATAAAGGAAAAAATGTTGAAATAATCCCAGTTTCTACAGAAATGGATAAATTAATCAAAAAATGTTCGATGATAGTTTGCCACGGGGGACACTCAACACTTATGGAAGCAGTCAGTTTTGGAAAACCTATTATTACAATCCCCGATTTAGACCATCCTGAACAGGAAAACAACGCATTAAAAATTCAAGAATTAAAATGTGGAATTGCTCTTAATTATAAAATTCTCGAAAAAGAATTAGAACCTTCAATTATGAAACTTAAGAATGATAAAACTTATTCCAAAAATGCGAAAAAACTTAGAGAAATTGCATTAAAATACGATGGTAAGGAAAAATTAATCGAAGAATTAGAAGATTCAATACTTTAA
- a CDS encoding DUF7343 domain-containing protein, giving the protein MIMKKSFKKNLKAKAKTGNTVKIGLKNYNINVKSRLLFKVIILTALMAFCTISTVDGVRIQNYNVDCKINTSNVINETIVLKIYNNESENIDKIKFDIPQLFSNPSLSSENGIKSYGLSTSEGVTSLNIDFEEPLKPGATTTLTIGFIRDIDIDYQGKKFLTITVPAYDSKFTMNIALPQGASIVSPAEGILSISPRNYTIETDGKRIYIKWVKDLDADEKFFTSSVNYAILTPVNPPMDEINDNNNNEIINIYTISLSAIVGLLIAILIYLAYRLKIIRKKSIEDEELDEEKRDEINDLMKNLEISEINLKNCNKEIEKLEKLNSEQYSELKKLHEDLEAYKIKNVECNNTITNLENKLKFEKEINEKLSDAITERDAKIKALENYEELCEKHKKTIEKLDKELTSKKEHIDTLEVKIDEYSVGKAETLLNILTSEEKEIINIIKEHGTISQKEIVDITEYTKSKISRMISDLEQRGIVEKIKLGRLNKIKLSKKFEDTEDIDIN; this is encoded by the coding sequence ATGATTATGAAAAAAAGTTTTAAAAAAAATTTAAAAGCAAAAGCAAAAACAGGGAATACTGTAAAAATAGGCCTAAAAAATTATAATATAAACGTTAAAAGCAGATTACTTTTTAAAGTAATAATATTGACGGCGTTAATGGCTTTTTGTACAATTTCCACAGTTGACGGTGTCAGGATACAAAATTATAACGTTGATTGTAAGATAAATACCTCAAACGTGATAAATGAAACTATCGTTTTAAAAATATACAATAACGAAAGTGAAAACATTGATAAAATTAAGTTTGATATTCCCCAATTATTTTCAAATCCTTCTTTAAGCTCAGAAAATGGTATTAAATCGTATGGTTTAAGTACCTCTGAAGGAGTTACTTCACTAAATATAGATTTTGAAGAACCATTGAAGCCAGGAGCTACAACTACACTCACTATTGGGTTTATAAGGGATATTGACATCGATTATCAAGGTAAAAAGTTTTTAACGATTACAGTTCCAGCCTATGATTCCAAATTTACAATGAATATCGCATTACCACAAGGTGCAAGTATTGTATCACCTGCAGAAGGTATATTAAGTATATCACCTCGAAATTACACCATAGAAACGGATGGTAAAAGAATATACATCAAATGGGTTAAGGATTTAGATGCAGATGAAAAATTTTTTACATCCTCAGTTAATTACGCAATATTAACTCCCGTAAATCCACCAATGGACGAAATAAACGATAATAACAATAATGAAATTATAAATATATATACAATATCATTATCTGCTATTGTCGGATTACTCATTGCAATATTGATTTATTTAGCATACCGGCTTAAAATAATTCGTAAAAAATCAATAGAAGATGAAGAATTAGATGAAGAAAAAAGAGACGAAATAAATGACTTAATGAAAAATTTGGAAATTTCAGAAATTAATTTAAAAAATTGTAATAAAGAAATTGAAAAACTTGAAAAACTTAATTCGGAACAGTATTCAGAACTTAAAAAATTGCACGAAGATTTAGAGGCTTATAAAATTAAAAATGTGGAATGCAATAATACAATTACAAATTTAGAAAATAAATTAAAATTTGAAAAAGAAATTAATGAAAAGCTTTCTGATGCAATCACGGAGCGAGATGCTAAAATCAAAGCATTAGAAAATTACGAAGAATTGTGTGAAAAGCATAAAAAAACAATTGAAAAATTAGATAAAGAACTTACATCTAAAAAAGAACATATTGATACATTGGAAGTAAAAATCGATGAATATAGCGTTGGAAAAGCCGAAACATTATTAAATATATTAACGAGCGAAGAAAAAGAGATTATTAATATAATAAAGGAACACGGTACTATATCTCAAAAAGAAATTGTTGATATTACAGAATATACAAAATCAAAGATTTCGAGAATGATTTCTGACCTTGAACAGCGTGGTATTGTCGAAAAAATTAAATTGGGAAGATTAAATAAAATTAAATTATCAAAAAAATTTGAAGATACTGAAGACATTGATATCAATTAA
- a CDS encoding methionine synthase codes for MIKTVVGSYPVLKRQQPQNFKEKVLDKLGLFDRFKKSMDRAIEAQLEAKIDIISDGQVRGDMVDIFTSQMYGFQGKKVVDRIEFLKPITFKDLKYTNEYVKSKNPNVGVKGLLTGACTIASSVRVERYYSDNKDENLIMDLARALNKEALSIQDYVKVIQIDEPILSTGLYDMKVAKKAIDEITKGLNVPTAIHVCGNVKNIFEELNEFNVDILDHEFASNRDNLDILEICKKKVGFGCINTKLKTIDTIDNIKELLNEGIDIIKQNDYINDDLDNNIIIDPDCGMRLLPESVAFGKLKNMVIAAEEIEKELFN; via the coding sequence ATGATAAAAACTGTTGTGGGAAGTTATCCCGTTCTTAAACGTCAGCAGCCCCAAAATTTTAAAGAAAAAGTACTTGATAAATTAGGATTATTTGATAGATTTAAGAAATCAATGGATAGAGCCATAGAAGCGCAACTTGAAGCCAAAATCGATATCATAAGCGATGGTCAAGTCCGTGGGGATATGGTAGATATATTTACAAGCCAAATGTATGGATTCCAGGGCAAAAAAGTTGTTGATAGAATAGAATTTTTAAAACCTATTACTTTTAAAGATTTAAAATATACAAACGAATATGTTAAATCAAAAAATCCTAATGTCGGCGTAAAAGGTCTTTTAACAGGTGCTTGTACCATAGCTTCGTCTGTTAGGGTTGAAAGATATTATTCAGACAATAAAGATGAAAATTTAATTATGGACTTAGCAAGAGCACTCAATAAGGAAGCTTTGTCAATACAAGATTATGTTAAGGTTATACAAATTGACGAACCTATCTTATCAACAGGATTATATGATATGAAAGTTGCTAAAAAAGCTATTGACGAGATAACTAAAGGTTTAAACGTACCTACTGCGATTCACGTGTGCGGTAATGTTAAGAATATCTTTGAAGAGCTAAATGAGTTTAACGTTGATATATTAGACCACGAATTTGCATCAAATCGAGATAATTTAGATATTTTAGAAATTTGCAAGAAAAAAGTAGGTTTTGGATGTATTAATACCAAATTAAAGACTATTGATACGATTGATAATATCAAAGAACTTTTAAACGAAGGTATTGATATTATAAAACAGAATGATTATATAAACGATGATTTAGACAACAATATCATTATTGACCCTGATTGTGGTATGAGATTATTACCCGAGAGTGTTGCTTTCGGTAAATTAAAAAACATGGTAATAGCTGCTGAAGAAATTGAAAAGGAGCTGTTTAATTAA
- a CDS encoding DUF5612 domain-containing protein, whose product MYKNEIGLSIETDVNNKNIQSILNIIKEDKGCISYIHEFKTEYGKELIHLEAENLSDIEKTVSKINSLEFVSNVEVHDTMDKIFGKRVIIFGGGSQVTQVAIGAISEADRHNIRGERISIDTIPIVGEEELYNAILAFQRLPRAGVLVLAGSLMGGKITEAVKQVKENTDLPIISLNMFGSVVNHVDLVVSDPVQAGVLAVMTIASTAKFDISRINKKVI is encoded by the coding sequence ATGTATAAAAACGAAATTGGACTTAGTATTGAAACCGACGTGAATAACAAAAACATTCAATCGATTCTTAACATAATTAAGGAAGATAAAGGTTGTATATCATATATTCACGAATTTAAAACAGAATATGGTAAAGAATTGATTCATTTGGAAGCTGAAAATTTAAGTGATATCGAAAAAACGGTTTCTAAGATAAACAGCTTGGAATTTGTTAGTAATGTTGAAGTTCACGATACGATGGACAAAATATTTGGTAAAAGAGTAATTATATTTGGTGGTGGTAGCCAAGTAACACAAGTCGCAATCGGGGCAATTAGTGAAGCAGACCGTCATAATATACGAGGAGAACGTATAAGTATCGATACAATACCCATTGTGGGCGAAGAAGAACTATACAACGCAATTTTAGCATTTCAGAGATTGCCGAGAGCTGGAGTATTAGTACTTGCAGGTTCGTTAATGGGTGGAAAAATAACCGAAGCAGTTAAGCAAGTGAAAGAAAACACGGATTTACCAATTATATCCTTAAATATGTTTGGTAGCGTTGTTAATCACGTTGATTTAGTTGTTTCCGACCCAGTTCAAGCAGGCGTTCTTGCAGTAATGACAATTGCCTCAACAGCTAAATTTGACATAAGTAGAATCAATAAAAAAGTTATTTAA
- a CDS encoding zinc metalloprotease HtpX, producing MLNTAKIILLMAGLTGLLYAVCSLFNIPPIFAILFALIPNLIAYFYSDKIVLSSYGARIVSEEEAPELYRIVSRVAERANIPVPRVALINTETPNAFATGRSPKKAVVAVTLGIMEILTEQELEGVIAHEIGHVKHRDILTGSIVATIAGAIVYMTHVLQWGLIFGGGRDNDNPGGLVGSLLAIIVAPIAASIIQMAISRQNEYKADEAGALYSNPVYLANALNKLEKGVNAVPLKNGNQATAHMFIVNPFRGKDFASLFSTHPSTADRINKLMEMAGNPKYLR from the coding sequence ATGCTAAATACAGCGAAAATAATATTATTAATGGCAGGATTAACTGGTTTACTATATGCAGTCTGCAGTTTATTTAACATACCCCCAATATTTGCAATATTATTTGCACTAATTCCCAACTTAATCGCATACTTTTATAGTGATAAAATAGTTTTATCATCATATGGTGCAAGAATTGTAAGTGAAGAAGAAGCTCCTGAGCTTTATAGAATAGTTTCAAGAGTTGCAGAACGTGCAAATATACCCGTGCCAAGAGTAGCCCTTATAAATACAGAAACTCCTAATGCTTTTGCTACCGGTAGAAGTCCAAAAAAGGCCGTTGTAGCTGTCACTTTAGGAATTATGGAAATATTAACCGAACAAGAACTGGAAGGGGTTATCGCTCACGAAATCGGGCACGTAAAACATAGGGATATACTTACAGGCTCAATAGTAGCTACAATAGCCGGTGCTATTGTTTATATGACCCACGTATTACAATGGGGTTTAATATTTGGTGGCGGTCGAGATAACGACAACCCCGGCGGTTTAGTGGGCTCATTGTTAGCAATAATAGTTGCACCAATTGCCGCATCAATTATACAAATGGCAATTTCTCGACAAAATGAGTATAAAGCAGATGAAGCCGGTGCTTTATATTCAAATCCAGTTTATTTAGCGAATGCACTTAATAAATTAGAAAAAGGAGTGAATGCAGTACCTTTAAAGAATGGTAATCAAGCTACAGCGCATATGTTTATTGTAAATCCATTTAGAGGTAAAGATTTTGCAAGTTTATTCTCCACGCACCCTTCAACAGCAGATAGGATTAATAAACTTATGGAAATGGCAGGAAATCCCAAATATCTACGTTAA
- a CDS encoding pantoate kinase produces the protein MYIPAHITGFFKIVRKNENLKTGSTGAGFSLDKGTHTEIKEGKGRVYFNGEEIDLCPAKDVLNHFKKVVGEENFNIDVHYTSDFPLGCGMGTSGGCSLGLAHVLNNTFKCNEKPIEIAHIAEVKCNTGLGDVVAQEYGGIGITTTPGLPAHVKKLNLDNINDYYVVVDIIGNKNTDTIINNPKWIETINITADAKLEKLLKKPTLEYLMELSYDFAKNTGLATDDIIEICEDLKFTLGASQAMLGNTIFCICTEKELDDVKSILKNPITCKIYE, from the coding sequence ATGTATATACCCGCACATATTACAGGATTTTTTAAAATAGTCAGAAAAAACGAAAACTTAAAAACAGGTTCAACAGGTGCTGGTTTTTCACTTGATAAAGGAACCCATACGGAAATAAAAGAAGGCAAGGGAAGAGTTTATTTTAATGGCGAAGAAATAGACCTTTGTCCTGCTAAAGACGTGTTAAATCACTTTAAAAAAGTTGTTGGAGAAGAAAATTTCAACATTGACGTTCATTACACTTCAGATTTTCCCCTTGGCTGTGGTATGGGCACATCCGGAGGTTGCTCTCTGGGTTTAGCCCACGTATTAAATAATACCTTTAAATGTAATGAAAAACCTATCGAAATAGCCCATATTGCAGAAGTAAAATGTAATACGGGTTTAGGAGACGTAGTTGCCCAGGAATACGGCGGTATTGGTATAACCACTACTCCAGGATTACCGGCACATGTAAAAAAGCTTAATTTAGATAATATAAACGATTATTACGTTGTAGTGGATATTATAGGCAATAAAAACACGGATACCATAATAAATAATCCCAAATGGATAGAAACAATAAACATTACCGCAGATGCTAAACTTGAAAAATTGCTAAAAAAACCAACTTTAGAATATTTAATGGAACTTTCTTACGACTTTGCAAAAAATACTGGACTTGCGACTGATGATATTATTGAAATTTGTGAAGACCTAAAATTTACACTCGGTGCTTCTCAAGCTATGTTAGGAAACACAATATTTTGTATTTGCACGGAAAAAGAACTCGATGATGTTAAATCAATACTCAAAAATCCAATAACTTGTAAAATATACGAATAA
- a CDS encoding alanine--tRNA ligase, with amino-acid sequence MEINHDYNVQLFKDLGFMRKQCTECGQYFWTLDKERTTCGDSPCDQYSFIGNPITSKPYTYNEMLKEYREFLHSEGHTPIKRSPVVAKRWRDDILLTIATIAVFQPWVTSGLVKPVENPLTIAQPCIRLNDIDNVGRTGRHLTCFTMGAHHAFNTEDDFKYWTDRTVELCYKFMTKIGIEGKSITFIESWWEGGGNAGPCYEVITHGVELATLVFMQFKKVGDTYEEIPLKIVDTGYGIERFVWASQGTSNTYEAIFSNIINILKKNAGIGEINKKILDESAKLAGLMDIENVGDLRVLRQQVAEKMNMDVNELDKVLSPLEYIYAITDHTRCLTFMLGDGIVPSNVKDGYLARLVLRKTLRYMEKVGITMSINDIVDLQLEELKENYPELMKMKKYIHDVLESEERKYAQTVNKGRGIVQRMVQSNKKSSVSEITLDDLINLYDSKGLPPELVQDIIFEINENEINNLKRIAERKGELVSDDAIAEIKSKQIKINVPDNFYTIVAEKHEEEKSDVQNENIDSKKELPPVNVNGKSVEPTEFLFHRNSKQIDFKAKVLAVVEDHVILDKTLFYAEGGGQKYDIGTLSSIDVIDVQKQNNVVYHKVSDVKSFKVGDMIYGKINWENRIKLMRNHTATHIINAAATQVLGNHIWQTGSNVDTEKGRLDITHFERITRDEIKEIEKVANDIVLRAIPITCEFLERNEAEQRYGFSIYQGGVVPGDTLRIISIPDIDTEACGGTHCENTLEVGYIKILKTERIQDGVERLEYSSGANSVGEVATIEDLVLDSASVFGVPAEQLPKTAERFFEEWKEQRKKIEELQKRVGELVKYELNNSFVKVGKFDVLVEKIDADVKELMNTADNLVKDDSIVVLLNNNGNILLKRGDNVEINMKTLIRQVAKGGGKENLAQGKYTEEFEEIKNKVIEFIGNSSIDYII; translated from the coding sequence ATGGAGATTAATCACGATTACAACGTACAACTGTTTAAAGATTTAGGATTTATGCGTAAACAGTGTACCGAATGCGGTCAATACTTTTGGACATTGGATAAAGAAAGAACTACCTGTGGAGACAGCCCTTGCGACCAGTACAGCTTTATAGGTAATCCCATTACTTCAAAACCATATACCTACAACGAAATGCTCAAGGAATATAGGGAATTTTTACACTCAGAAGGACATACGCCTATTAAAAGGTCTCCCGTAGTGGCTAAAAGATGGAGAGACGATATTTTACTTACAATTGCAACTATTGCAGTATTTCAGCCTTGGGTAACAAGTGGATTAGTAAAACCTGTTGAAAATCCCCTTACAATCGCTCAACCATGTATTAGATTAAATGATATCGACAACGTAGGAAGAACAGGTCGTCATTTAACTTGCTTTACAATGGGTGCACACCACGCTTTTAACACTGAAGACGATTTTAAATACTGGACTGATAGAACCGTTGAATTATGCTATAAATTTATGACAAAAATCGGAATAGAAGGTAAATCAATTACATTTATTGAAAGCTGGTGGGAAGGTGGAGGAAACGCTGGACCTTGCTATGAAGTGATAACCCACGGTGTAGAACTTGCTACATTGGTTTTCATGCAATTTAAGAAAGTTGGAGACACTTACGAAGAAATCCCTCTTAAAATTGTAGATACAGGATACGGTATCGAAAGATTTGTATGGGCATCACAAGGTACTTCAAACACTTACGAAGCGATATTTAGCAATATAATCAATATTTTAAAGAAAAATGCAGGAATTGGCGAAATTAACAAAAAAATATTAGATGAAAGTGCTAAATTAGCCGGTTTAATGGATATTGAAAACGTAGGCGATTTGAGAGTTTTAAGACAACAAGTTGCTGAAAAAATGAATATGGATGTAAATGAACTTGATAAAGTATTATCCCCGTTAGAATACATCTATGCGATTACTGACCATACTAGATGCCTTACTTTTATGTTGGGTGATGGTATCGTACCTTCTAACGTTAAAGACGGATATTTAGCAAGATTGGTATTGAGGAAAACTCTTAGATATATGGAAAAAGTAGGTATTACAATGAGTATAAACGATATTGTAGACTTACAGCTTGAAGAATTAAAAGAAAACTATCCTGAATTGATGAAAATGAAAAAATATATTCACGATGTATTAGAATCTGAAGAAAGAAAATATGCTCAAACCGTAAACAAAGGTAGAGGTATTGTTCAGAGAATGGTGCAATCAAATAAAAAATCCAGTGTTTCTGAAATAACACTCGATGATTTAATCAATTTATATGATAGTAAAGGATTACCTCCTGAATTAGTACAGGATATAATTTTTGAAATTAATGAAAATGAAATAAACAATTTAAAAAGAATTGCAGAAAGAAAAGGCGAATTAGTTAGCGATGATGCAATAGCCGAAATTAAAAGCAAACAAATTAAAATAAACGTTCCTGACAATTTCTATACGATTGTTGCTGAAAAACACGAAGAAGAAAAGTCAGATGTTCAAAATGAGAATATTGACAGTAAAAAAGAACTTCCTCCGGTTAATGTCAACGGGAAAAGTGTTGAACCTACAGAATTCCTTTTCCATAGAAATAGCAAACAAATTGACTTTAAAGCAAAAGTTCTTGCTGTTGTAGAAGACCATGTTATTCTTGATAAAACACTATTCTATGCTGAAGGTGGAGGTCAAAAATACGATATTGGTACTTTAAGTAGTATTGACGTTATTGACGTACAAAAACAGAATAACGTTGTATACCATAAAGTAAGCGATGTTAAAAGTTTTAAAGTTGGCGATATGATTTATGGAAAAATCAACTGGGAAAATAGAATCAAATTGATGAGAAACCACACTGCTACTCACATTATAAATGCTGCAGCTACTCAAGTACTTGGTAATCATATATGGCAAACTGGTTCAAACGTAGATACTGAAAAAGGTAGGTTAGATATTACCCATTTTGAAAGAATTACCAGAGACGAGATTAAAGAAATAGAAAAAGTTGCAAACGATATTGTACTTAGAGCTATCCCAATTACTTGCGAATTCTTAGAAAGAAACGAAGCAGAGCAAAGATATGGCTTTAGTATTTATCAGGGTGGTGTAGTTCCGGGCGATACCCTTAGAATTATTAGTATTCCAGACATTGACACTGAAGCTTGTGGTGGTACACACTGCGAGAATACACTTGAAGTTGGATATATTAAAATCTTAAAAACTGAAAGAATACAAGATGGTGTGGAAAGACTCGAATATTCAAGTGGTGCTAATTCCGTTGGAGAAGTTGCAACCATTGAAGACTTAGTACTAGATTCTGCATCAGTATTTGGGGTTCCTGCTGAACAATTACCTAAAACAGCTGAAAGATTCTTCGAAGAATGGAAAGAACAGCGTAAAAAAATAGAAGAGCTTCAAAAACGAGTCGGAGAACTTGTAAAATACGAACTCAATAACAGCTTTGTAAAAGTTGGAAAATTCGATGTATTGGTTGAAAAAATTGATGCTGATGTTAAAGAATTAATGAATACTGCCGATAACCTTGTAAAAGATGATAGTATCGTTGTACTGCTTAACAATAATGGTAATATCTTGCTAAAAAGAGGGGATAATGTAGAAATCAACATGAAAACTCTTATTAGGCAAGTTGCGAAAGGTGGCGGTAAAGAAAACTTAGCACAGGGTAAATATACGGAAGAATTTGAAGAAATTAAAAATAAAGTTATTGAATTTATTGGAAATTCTTCAATCGATTACATCATTTAA
- the eno gene encoding phosphopyruvate hydratase: MLKNINANFDVERIQAREVLDSRGNPTIEVEVLTFGGGYGSAIVPSGASTGTHEALELRDMDNRYGGKGVLTAVNNVNEKIAPCLEGMDTRMQRTIDETLLELDGTKAKSNLGANAILGVSLAIAKAGADTASMPLYRFIGGSNAYVLPTPMMNIINGGEHAGNALDFQEFMIMPVGADSFKEALRMCSETYQSLKKVIANKYGKDAVNIGDEGGFAPNVKTIEEALAILSEGVKSAGYEDKIVFALDCAASEFYNAKENVYEVAGEKLSSEKLIELYKDMVNEYPIVSIEDPLDEEDFEGFATITKELKGIQIVGDDLFVTNTERLRKGIEMGSANSLLLKVNQIGTLSESIDAANLSFRNGYSVVVSHRSGETEDSTIADLSVALNAGQIKTGAPARGERTAKYNQLLRIEEELEYSKYAGKDFKIPF, translated from the coding sequence ATGTTAAAAAATATTAATGCAAATTTTGACGTTGAAAGAATACAAGCTCGTGAAGTTTTAGATTCAAGGGGAAACCCTACAATCGAAGTAGAAGTGTTAACTTTTGGTGGCGGATATGGTTCTGCAATTGTACCGAGTGGTGCTTCAACAGGTACACACGAAGCTTTGGAATTAAGAGATATGGACAACAGATACGGCGGTAAAGGTGTATTAACTGCTGTTAACAACGTGAATGAAAAAATAGCCCCTTGTTTAGAAGGTATGGATACAAGAATGCAAAGAACCATCGATGAAACACTCTTGGAATTAGATGGTACAAAAGCAAAATCAAACTTAGGAGCTAACGCTATTTTAGGTGTTTCCTTGGCTATTGCAAAAGCTGGTGCAGATACTGCTTCAATGCCATTATATAGGTTTATCGGAGGAAGTAATGCTTATGTATTGCCTACACCAATGATGAATATTATAAATGGTGGAGAACACGCTGGAAACGCTTTAGATTTCCAAGAATTTATGATTATGCCAGTTGGTGCAGACAGTTTTAAAGAAGCTTTAAGAATGTGCTCTGAAACCTACCAAAGTCTTAAAAAAGTAATTGCTAATAAATACGGCAAAGATGCGGTTAACATTGGTGATGAAGGAGGATTCGCACCTAATGTAAAAACTATCGAAGAAGCACTCGCAATATTATCTGAAGGTGTTAAAAGCGCTGGATATGAAGATAAAATCGTATTTGCTCTTGATTGTGCTGCAAGTGAATTCTACAATGCAAAAGAAAATGTTTACGAAGTTGCTGGTGAGAAATTATCAAGTGAGAAATTAATAGAACTTTACAAAGATATGGTTAATGAATATCCTATCGTTTCAATTGAGGACCCATTAGATGAAGAGGATTTCGAAGGTTTTGCAACGATTACTAAGGAATTAAAAGGTATTCAAATCGTGGGCGACGATTTATTTGTCACAAACACAGAAAGACTTAGAAAAGGTATTGAAATGGGTTCAGCTAACTCATTATTGTTAAAAGTGAACCAAATCGGTACATTATCTGAATCAATCGATGCAGCTAATTTATCATTTAGAAATGGCTACAGCGTAGTTGTATCACACAGAAGTGGAGAAACAGAGGATTCGACCATCGCAGATTTATCAGTTGCTTTAAATGCTGGACAAATTAAAACTGGAGCCCCTGCAAGAGGCGAAAGAACGGCTAAATACAACCAATTGCTTAGAATTGAAGAAGAATTGGAATACTCAAAATATGCAGGAAAAGACTTTAAAATTCCATTCTAA
- a CDS encoding uroporphyrinogen-III synthase: MKVLITRPKQKAKNFSDMLIENGFEPLILPTLELSFKKVDVSLDNYDWIVFTSPRGIEGLFKNLTEIQKSQIKDKKIGVIGIETAKEFKKIFNFDPDLVPNSYTAENLLEALKKVVKPGEKILIPTTPATRDVLVKNLNADLLFVYSSEEPKDISENLDNLKELLKNTGSDNLILTFTSGLTAKNFFKHVDDELMNLFKKCKVVSIGPITKENVDKFGFDSLMPEKTYTIDGMMELIKNLKN, translated from the coding sequence ATGAAAGTATTAATTACACGACCAAAACAAAAAGCCAAAAATTTTTCTGATATGTTGATAGAAAATGGCTTTGAACCTTTAATATTGCCTACTTTAGAGTTATCTTTTAAAAAAGTAGATGTATCACTCGATAATTACGATTGGATTGTATTTACGAGTCCGAGGGGTATAGAAGGATTATTTAAAAATTTAACAGAAATTCAAAAAAGTCAAATAAAAGATAAAAAAATTGGAGTAATTGGCATTGAAACAGCTAAAGAATTCAAAAAAATCTTTAATTTTGACCCAGATTTAGTACCAAACAGTTATACTGCGGAAAATCTTTTGGAAGCCCTTAAAAAAGTTGTAAAACCTGGCGAAAAAATATTAATTCCGACTACACCAGCTACAAGAGACGTTTTAGTTAAAAATTTAAACGCAGATTTGTTATTTGTTTATAGTTCGGAAGAACCAAAAGATATATCTGAAAATTTAGATAATTTAAAAGAACTTTTGAAAAATACAGGTTCTGACAATTTAATACTCACATTTACAAGTGGGTTGACCGCAAAGAATTTTTTTAAGCACGTTGATGATGAACTTATGAATTTGTTTAAAAAGTGTAAAGTCGTTTCAATTGGACCCATTACAAAAGAAAATGTTGATAAATTTGGTTTTGACTCATTAATGCCTGAAAAAACATATACTATTGACGGAATGATGGAATTAATAAAAAATTTAAAGAATTAA